The following proteins are encoded in a genomic region of Pseudosulfitobacter pseudonitzschiae:
- a CDS encoding type IV secretory system conjugative DNA transfer family protein, producing MGKARIATGVLLVTLVTGAMGYTIASAVLTYQDLGFGAEIDFAYIAQNYLAILDRRPEDAQLIHLIIGSFAAAGLMLSLALSGSALTRFGQTHWQTAREMKANGFFGAPGTGFILGKLGPPGSRANYICSKVFPHALIVAPTGRGKTTGFVIPNLLTWQGSAVTLDVKGECFEATARHRATQGDKVYRFAPTDWEGKRTHRYNPLLRIFELKDPARQQMELQLLATLFLQSDNDRVQGLLKGGIDLFVAAGLLAFQRKRPTLGEIYRIAASGGNKQKEYFARGHEVDNRAAKLIFTRLASTNNDTLTSYVSLLMTSGLDQWQNPAIDEATAVSDFDFRTIRKKPFSVYLVVQPLMVKPLAPLIRLFFSDLLSAMQEKDPGPDEPWPVMIMLDEFNRLGKMPIVVESIETLRTYRGHLAVVTQTIPALDEIYGENTRRALQGNAGVKLYLTPSDEKTVEELSKAVGKTTKTVITRSQSIGKNPFEGRSQSTRTEESSLLPEDEARRLPLDEIVMVIDAQMPVRAKRIQYFDDRLFKAIHAAQTGELPFPKPGGGGPQGTLPLSVRAMPMTPPSDGAGGPDADVEAARQAADGQSSGQTDVTPKKTAPVVQAVIAEEQRQMEMDFGGQVADAETVGVDDEAQMRSAVDGLDEMEEMLREEEGGKKPIHR from the coding sequence ATGGGAAAAGCGCGGATCGCAACAGGGGTCTTGCTGGTGACGCTTGTGACCGGTGCCATGGGCTATACCATCGCCTCGGCGGTGCTGACCTACCAGGATCTCGGCTTCGGGGCCGAGATCGACTTTGCCTATATCGCGCAGAACTACCTGGCGATCCTCGATCGCCGCCCGGAAGACGCCCAACTCATCCACCTGATCATCGGCAGCTTTGCCGCTGCCGGCCTGATGCTGAGCCTTGCTCTCTCGGGGTCCGCCCTGACACGCTTTGGCCAGACCCATTGGCAGACCGCGCGCGAGATGAAGGCCAATGGCTTCTTCGGGGCGCCGGGCACCGGGTTCATCCTCGGCAAGCTGGGGCCGCCGGGCTCCCGCGCCAACTACATCTGCTCCAAGGTCTTCCCCCATGCGCTGATCGTGGCCCCCACGGGCCGCGGCAAGACCACGGGCTTTGTCATTCCGAACCTGCTGACCTGGCAAGGCTCCGCCGTGACGCTCGATGTAAAGGGCGAATGTTTCGAAGCAACGGCCCGGCACCGCGCCACCCAAGGCGACAAGGTCTATCGCTTTGCCCCCACCGATTGGGAGGGCAAGCGCACGCATCGTTACAACCCGCTCCTGCGCATCTTTGAGCTGAAAGATCCCGCGCGCCAGCAGATGGAACTGCAGCTCCTGGCGACGCTGTTCCTGCAGAGCGACAATGACCGGGTGCAGGGCCTCCTCAAAGGCGGGATCGATCTCTTCGTGGCGGCGGGGCTTCTGGCCTTCCAGCGCAAGCGTCCGACCCTGGGCGAGATCTACCGCATCGCCGCCTCGGGCGGGAACAAGCAGAAGGAATATTTCGCGCGGGGCCATGAGGTGGATAACCGGGCCGCCAAGCTGATTTTCACCCGGCTGGCCTCGACCAACAACGACACGCTGACCTCTTATGTCTCGCTCCTGATGACCTCGGGGCTGGACCAGTGGCAAAACCCCGCCATCGATGAGGCGACGGCGGTGTCGGACTTTGACTTCCGGACGATCCGCAAGAAGCCCTTTTCGGTCTATCTTGTCGTCCAGCCGCTGATGGTGAAGCCGCTGGCACCGCTGATCCGGCTCTTCTTCTCCGATCTCCTCTCCGCCATGCAGGAAAAGGACCCAGGGCCGGATGAGCCCTGGCCCGTGATGATCATGCTCGACGAGTTCAATCGCTTGGGCAAGATGCCCATCGTGGTCGAGAGCATCGAGACCCTGCGGACCTATCGCGGTCACCTGGCCGTGGTCACCCAAACTATCCCCGCCCTCGATGAAATCTACGGCGAAAACACCCGGCGCGCCCTGCAGGGCAACGCGGGCGTGAAGCTCTACCTGACGCCCTCGGATGAAAAAACCGTCGAGGAACTGAGCAAGGCGGTTGGCAAGACCACGAAAACCGTCATCACGCGCTCCCAGTCCATCGGCAAGAACCCCTTTGAAGGACGCAGCCAGTCCACCCGGACCGAAGAAAGCTCTCTCCTGCCCGAGGATGAGGCGCGCCGCCTGCCGCTCGACGAGATCGTCATGGTGATCGATGCCCAGATGCCGGTCCGCGCGAAGCGGATCCAATATTTTGACGATCGGCTGTTCAAGGCGATCCACGCGGCGCAGACGGGGGAGTTGCCGTTTCCGAAGCCGGGGGGAGGGGGGCCGCAGGGCACGCTGCCGCTGAGTGTGCGCGCCATGCCGATGACGCCGCCTTCGGACGGAGCAGGCGGACCCGACGCCGACGTTGAGGCCGCACGCCAGGCTGCTGATGGCCAATCGTCAGGGCAAACCGATGTCACCCCAAAGAAGACTGCGCCTGTCGTTCAAGCCGTAATCGCCGAGGAACAGCGACAGATGGAAATGGATTTTGGGGGCCAGGTTGCGGATGCCGAGACAGTGGGCGTGGATGATGAGGCGCAGATGCGCTCTGCTGTCGATGGATTGGATGAAATGGAAGAGATGCTGCGAGAGGAGGAGGGTGGCAAAAAGCCAATTCACCGGTAG
- a CDS encoding AAA family ATPase: MNTVPKPKFSVSARYLGPVFTLDGELTKSNQNLVFARNGIGKSFLSRAFRYLDLYGQQEDVSGAALNLVSDESTDGSGSFAFSRGTTAMGTLDLQKAGDAVTATVNDTIFHVFSEDFVQEELRERKYELDGEIENQIAVDSENIKLDDAKKTLEEARAKASEAYNTLDDKFTAAKESELHEKAGINKQLREYKALSLEKLLETFQEKPEAPKQSLTDIIRDLDSLKAIPAEPAYPRQIEPIATNDVDLDALAASLERPTSPSSVSEAIKKKIDAHHGFYEEGAKIIRDEHRTVCPFCEQGITDPDPKAVIDAYIEYFEDEEEKHKAELRDFFRKLRQKEAQLDPTATQLARQKSRYDALKRHVPSKKDTEVSDGADALKSVREAIAAVKSVIEQKASALGTAAALPAENLSACIAAINKVIGENNEKAEALNSAVEKADEERKILQRKACAVFEREFAIGNWPDIENLRRFHADVVLKQNALGELEKASPSAQARDRVAETFELLLKEFFADKYVFDKTKFVLKRGEQEMVRGPHRTLSDGEKTAISFCYFIACTHKKVATGSDYKKLFLVFDDPITSMSYDFVFAIAQTLKNLNISDQGEISINPGKIDGKKCWRPELLLLTHSSYFFNISLTNRVVDDNAAFALHTDGKSHSLARLNKYIAPFQEQLMDIHEVANGKDPDHRTANSVRSVLEAIGRFCRPDKSDSLTDFVKHLAGEEDMTLKSVLINSLCHGTYYDETPPPDDLVLACRETLVVVERYAVGQLELIKKAARA, translated from the coding sequence ATGAATACAGTACCAAAACCAAAGTTTTCCGTGTCCGCCCGATATCTCGGCCCCGTCTTCACTCTCGATGGAGAGTTGACGAAGAGCAATCAAAACCTGGTTTTCGCGCGAAACGGTATCGGCAAGTCCTTCCTGTCGCGCGCCTTCCGGTATCTTGATCTCTACGGCCAGCAGGAAGATGTGTCAGGCGCCGCTCTCAACCTTGTTTCTGACGAATCCACAGATGGCTCCGGCTCGTTCGCGTTTTCTCGCGGTACGACGGCAATGGGAACTCTCGACCTTCAAAAGGCTGGAGATGCGGTCACAGCAACGGTCAATGACACAATCTTCCACGTGTTCTCCGAGGATTTCGTGCAAGAAGAGCTACGGGAACGAAAATACGAACTGGATGGCGAGATTGAAAACCAGATCGCCGTCGATAGCGAAAACATCAAGCTCGATGATGCGAAGAAGACGCTGGAAGAAGCAAGGGCGAAGGCTTCCGAGGCATACAATACGCTAGACGACAAATTTACCGCCGCGAAAGAATCCGAGCTGCACGAGAAGGCAGGCATCAACAAACAACTGAGAGAGTACAAGGCTCTTTCTCTGGAAAAACTTCTGGAGACCTTTCAAGAGAAGCCAGAAGCGCCGAAGCAATCTCTCACCGACATCATCAGGGACCTCGATAGCCTCAAGGCAATACCTGCAGAACCTGCCTATCCTAGGCAAATCGAACCCATTGCAACCAATGATGTCGATCTCGACGCCCTTGCTGCTTCGCTTGAGCGCCCGACCTCCCCATCAAGTGTCTCCGAAGCAATCAAGAAGAAGATCGATGCGCATCACGGCTTTTACGAGGAAGGCGCAAAGATCATTCGAGATGAGCACCGGACCGTATGCCCCTTCTGCGAACAGGGTATCACGGACCCTGATCCCAAGGCGGTAATTGATGCCTACATCGAATATTTTGAAGACGAAGAAGAGAAGCACAAAGCGGAATTGAGGGACTTCTTTCGAAAGCTCAGACAAAAGGAAGCGCAGCTGGATCCGACGGCAACCCAGCTTGCAAGGCAGAAGTCCCGCTACGACGCGCTTAAGCGGCATGTGCCATCGAAAAAGGATACTGAAGTCAGCGACGGCGCGGATGCGCTGAAGAGCGTGCGGGAAGCGATCGCGGCTGTAAAGTCGGTGATCGAACAGAAGGCCTCAGCACTTGGAACCGCGGCTGCGCTTCCTGCCGAGAACCTGTCCGCTTGTATCGCGGCGATCAACAAGGTCATCGGCGAGAACAACGAGAAAGCGGAAGCGCTGAATTCAGCTGTCGAGAAAGCTGATGAAGAGCGCAAGATTCTACAACGCAAGGCTTGCGCGGTGTTTGAGCGCGAATTCGCTATCGGAAATTGGCCCGACATCGAAAACCTGCGGAGATTTCATGCCGATGTTGTCTTGAAGCAGAACGCTTTGGGTGAGCTGGAAAAGGCAAGTCCGTCGGCACAAGCCCGGGATCGTGTTGCCGAAACCTTTGAATTGCTCCTAAAAGAGTTCTTCGCCGACAAATACGTTTTCGACAAGACCAAGTTTGTGCTGAAGCGCGGTGAACAGGAAATGGTTCGTGGGCCGCATCGGACGTTGAGTGACGGCGAGAAGACAGCAATTTCTTTCTGCTATTTCATTGCATGCACGCACAAGAAGGTAGCAACAGGCAGCGATTATAAGAAGCTGTTTCTCGTCTTTGACGATCCGATTACGTCAATGTCTTATGATTTTGTCTTCGCAATTGCGCAAACTCTCAAGAACCTGAACATTTCGGATCAGGGTGAGATTTCGATAAATCCAGGAAAGATTGATGGCAAAAAGTGCTGGAGGCCGGAATTACTATTGCTTACCCATAGCAGCTATTTCTTCAATATTTCGCTTACGAACCGTGTGGTCGATGATAATGCAGCGTTTGCACTTCACACCGACGGCAAGAGCCACAGTCTTGCACGCCTGAACAAGTACATCGCCCCCTTCCAGGAGCAATTGATGGACATCCACGAGGTGGCGAACGGCAAAGACCCTGATCATAGGACCGCAAATTCAGTCCGCTCGGTGCTGGAGGCAATTGGCCGCTTCTGCAGGCCGGACAAGTCCGACAGCCTGACGGATTTCGTCAAGCATCTTGCGGGCGAGGAGGACATGACGCTCAAGAGTGTCCTGATCAACTCCCTATGCCACGGTACCTACTATGACGAGACGCCGCCGCCTGATGATCTAGTTCTCGCCTGCAGGGAAACATTGGTTGTTGTGGAGCGCTATGCGGTCGGCCAACTGGAGCTGATCAAGAAAGCTGCGCGCGCATAA
- a CDS encoding type IV secretion system protein — protein MSVVTYFVETSQGYLDTAAETQFGSVAATVGTLLVLGTTLVVVLVFLNMIYQYKAMDGRTAFWLAVKIGLIGIFATNWVQFNALSSAILAGIDSIAGALVASVGGGTPGPSGTFAEEFDRLIAELGDYLNAAGSELNWMAGAMLDIVGVLLLSILGGLAAFILVASRLMIALLIGIAPVMIFLTLFEVTKDYFARWLSALVSFALYPIVVAGVFATITGVSSALIGELGDPEGASNIGALIPFFMMVLMAKGFIIATPFIVRAISGNIMMPALSGGLGGGYSFARAAMGSQQAYNRYLIGGASGAEYAALRARQFFGVQQMPVRQGMGQTGSAGGTGSADSGSKMLAQLARLGRLGRR, from the coding sequence ATGAGCGTCGTCACCTATTTCGTTGAAACCTCCCAGGGCTATCTCGACACCGCCGCAGAAACCCAGTTCGGATCGGTTGCGGCAACGGTTGGCACGCTTCTGGTGCTGGGAACAACGCTGGTGGTGGTTCTCGTTTTCCTGAACATGATCTACCAGTACAAGGCGATGGACGGACGCACGGCATTCTGGCTCGCGGTCAAGATCGGGCTCATCGGGATATTTGCAACCAACTGGGTGCAGTTCAACGCCCTCTCCTCCGCCATCCTGGCCGGGATCGACAGCATTGCGGGTGCGCTGGTTGCTTCCGTTGGTGGTGGAACTCCCGGCCCTTCTGGCACTTTCGCAGAAGAGTTTGACCGGCTAATCGCGGAACTAGGGGACTATCTCAACGCCGCTGGGTCCGAGCTGAACTGGATGGCAGGGGCCATGCTCGACATTGTCGGGGTCCTCTTGCTCTCGATCCTCGGCGGGCTGGCCGCCTTCATCCTCGTGGCATCCCGCCTGATGATCGCACTTCTGATCGGGATCGCACCGGTGATGATTTTCCTGACCCTCTTCGAGGTCACCAAGGACTATTTCGCGCGCTGGCTGTCGGCGCTGGTCTCCTTCGCGCTCTACCCCATAGTCGTGGCCGGTGTGTTCGCGACAATCACGGGTGTCTCCTCTGCCCTCATCGGCGAACTCGGCGACCCGGAGGGAGCCTCAAACATCGGCGCGCTCATTCCCTTCTTCATGATGGTGCTCATGGCCAAGGGCTTCATCATTGCCACGCCCTTCATCGTCCGCGCGATCTCCGGAAACATTATGATGCCCGCCCTCTCCGGTGGTCTCGGCGGCGGCTACAGCTTTGCCCGCGCCGCCATGGGCAGCCAGCAGGCCTACAATCGCTACCTGATCGGAGGCGCAAGTGGCGCAGAATACGCAGCCCTCAGGGCGCGGCAGTTCTTCGGCGTGCAGCAGATGCCCGTGAGGCAGGGCATGGGGCAGACGGGTTCCGCAGGAGGCACAGGATCCGCAGACTCGGGGTCAAAAATGCTGGCGCAGCTGGCGAGACTGGGTCGACTTGGCCGACGGTGA
- a CDS encoding ATPase, T2SS/T4P/T4SS family, whose protein sequence is MSLSYLQTSLDRIDAAARDDVIEICINPDGSCWGEFQGDHFMRKLERALTATEVKDLGNQIASSANTTMSKDRPIVSVSITYKGRPIRAQVITPPAVLTAMSISLRFFSSLPLDGIALDFLYGKERKLEELRLEKTQELREVVAAGVIDDALAFCVDNKLNMIVSGGTSTGKTVAARKILSHVPSEERIVTIEEAAELLPTQPNAVTLIANRDAEFQTADVLLTATLRMRPDRIILGEVRGKEAMTFLEAINTGHGGSMTTLHAETPQLAVQRLAIAALKTEIPMTYADMIQYIENSIDVIIQAGRHDGKRGITEFYLPGTNEIGASQ, encoded by the coding sequence ATGTCGCTGAGCTATCTCCAGACCTCTCTCGACCGGATCGATGCCGCCGCCCGCGACGATGTCATCGAGATCTGTATCAACCCTGACGGCAGCTGCTGGGGAGAATTCCAAGGCGATCATTTCATGCGCAAGCTGGAACGGGCGTTGACCGCAACCGAAGTGAAAGACCTCGGCAACCAGATCGCCTCTTCTGCCAATACCACGATGAGCAAGGACCGCCCCATCGTCTCGGTCTCAATCACCTACAAGGGGCGCCCGATCCGCGCACAGGTCATCACCCCGCCCGCCGTGTTAACGGCGATGTCGATCAGTCTTCGGTTCTTTTCCAGCTTGCCGCTCGACGGGATCGCACTCGACTTTCTCTATGGCAAGGAACGCAAGCTTGAAGAACTCCGCCTCGAGAAAACCCAGGAACTGCGTGAAGTGGTGGCCGCGGGCGTGATCGACGATGCGCTGGCCTTTTGCGTCGACAACAAGCTTAACATGATCGTCTCTGGCGGCACCTCCACCGGCAAGACCGTGGCTGCGCGCAAGATCCTCTCGCACGTGCCATCCGAGGAACGCATCGTCACCATCGAGGAAGCCGCCGAGCTTCTGCCGACCCAGCCCAATGCCGTGACCCTCATCGCCAATCGCGATGCGGAGTTCCAGACCGCCGATGTGCTGCTCACCGCGACGTTGCGCATGCGCCCCGACCGGATCATCCTGGGCGAGGTGCGAGGCAAGGAGGCCATGACCTTCCTCGAGGCGATCAACACTGGCCATGGCGGCTCAATGACCACGCTGCACGCAGAAACCCCGCAACTTGCCGTGCAGCGTCTGGCCATCGCCGCACTCAAGACCGAGATCCCGATGACCTATGCCGACATGATCCAGTACATCGAGAACTCCATCGACGTAATCATCCAGGCCGGTCGCCATGATGGCAAACGCGGCATCACCGAATTCTACCTCCCCGGCACCAATGAGATCGGAGCTTCCCAATGA
- a CDS encoding TrbI/VirB10 family protein — protein sequence MSDTENTELEKRLAALEKGSARAPTAAQRRSPLLALIVVLVIGAGGALLYLLSQPDEEVALPTATPDVFQNEGDGFGAIETLPPPEPEVVFVGPDPVEPNAELLAQITALQAQIEELRNAPEPVVEEDTAAAEAIDALTAQIAALQAASEAAQQRFQDELTARDRSLEQLRMDLELAQLEASRPQPAPAGPTEDELRAREQERLRREEEARRMAELERRAAEERAFQERRIASPTIAFGGASGANETALTERTFGEVTDFVLNGALPSTVTQAEVIANPSNTIIQGTMIQAVMETALDSSLPGQTRAVVSEDVYSVDGVRLLIPRGSRLVGRYRAGVDIAQRRVTIAWDRIILPAGQTVQISSFGGDELGRSGVTGFVDTRFAERFGSAALISLISAAPSAAASEVQDETAADVLEDVGDDLADATDSVIGDYLSIGPVIYVDQGARVTVMVDRDLEVF from the coding sequence ATGAGCGATACCGAGAACACCGAGCTGGAAAAGCGCCTCGCCGCCCTTGAGAAAGGCAGTGCCCGCGCCCCCACGGCGGCGCAGCGCCGGTCGCCCCTTCTCGCGCTGATCGTGGTCCTCGTTATCGGCGCAGGTGGTGCCCTGCTCTATCTCCTCTCACAGCCCGACGAAGAGGTAGCCTTGCCGACGGCCACCCCGGACGTCTTCCAAAACGAGGGGGACGGCTTTGGCGCCATCGAGACCTTGCCCCCGCCCGAGCCCGAGGTTGTGTTTGTCGGACCAGACCCCGTCGAGCCCAACGCGGAGCTTCTGGCGCAGATCACCGCGCTGCAGGCTCAGATCGAGGAATTGCGCAACGCCCCCGAACCGGTCGTCGAGGAAGACACCGCCGCCGCAGAGGCGATCGACGCGCTGACCGCTCAGATTGCGGCGCTACAAGCCGCCTCGGAAGCCGCACAGCAACGATTCCAGGATGAACTGACGGCGCGGGATCGAAGTCTTGAACAACTCCGCATGGATCTGGAATTGGCCCAACTCGAGGCCAGCCGACCCCAACCCGCTCCGGCGGGCCCCACGGAAGATGAGCTGCGCGCACGCGAGCAAGAGCGACTGCGCCGCGAGGAAGAAGCCCGGCGCATGGCCGAGCTGGAGCGCCGCGCCGCGGAGGAACGCGCCTTCCAGGAGCGGCGCATCGCCTCGCCCACCATCGCGTTTGGCGGTGCCTCCGGAGCGAATGAAACGGCTCTGACCGAACGCACTTTTGGCGAGGTGACGGATTTCGTGCTGAACGGGGCGCTGCCCTCTACCGTGACGCAGGCCGAGGTGATCGCCAATCCCTCCAACACCATCATCCAGGGCACCATGATCCAGGCCGTCATGGAAACTGCCCTTGACAGCTCCCTGCCCGGCCAGACCCGTGCCGTGGTGTCCGAGGATGTCTACAGCGTCGATGGCGTGCGCCTCTTGATCCCCCGCGGATCCCGTCTCGTCGGGCGCTACCGCGCTGGCGTCGATATCGCGCAGCGCCGCGTCACGATCGCCTGGGACCGGATCATCCTGCCCGCGGGCCAGACCGTCCAGATCAGCTCTTTCGGGGGCGATGAACTTGGCCGCTCCGGCGTCACGGGTTTCGTGGACACACGCTTTGCCGAGCGTTTCGGGTCGGCCGCCCTGATCTCGCTGATCTCCGCCGCACCAAGTGCCGCCGCATCCGAGGTCCAGGATGAGACTGCCGCCGACGTTCTCGAAGACGTGGGCGATGATCTGGCAGATGCGACGGACAGCGTCATCGGCGACTATCTCTCAATCGGCCCCGTCATCTATGTCGACCAGGGCGCCCGCGTCACGGTCATGGTCGACCGCGATCTGGAGGTATTCTGA
- a CDS encoding TrbG/VirB9 family P-type conjugative transfer protein produces MINKFFVAAIFVLLPALAFAEAIPRGGPNDSRVRLATYQEGQVYRLSVSLTHVTTVEFGEGESIRSIIAGDTEGFEIDGVPGGQAFAIKPVARGVHTNVTVYTNRRSYYFNVEEVRSPTFYVVQFRYPDDAARPTRAIAAQAPNYNYGASARTEFTPTRIWDDGTFTYFAFPRNAPVPAIFRYAGGRERTVNTQTPEDGVIRVSGVNRQWVLRLGEEVVCIEAIPPAEAAS; encoded by the coding sequence TTGATCAATAAGTTCTTTGTTGCTGCCATATTTGTTTTGCTGCCTGCCCTTGCCTTTGCCGAAGCGATCCCGCGCGGTGGTCCAAATGACAGCCGCGTGCGGCTGGCAACATATCAAGAAGGTCAGGTCTACCGCCTCAGCGTCTCGCTTACCCATGTCACCACGGTCGAATTCGGTGAGGGTGAAAGCATCCGCTCGATCATCGCGGGCGATACCGAGGGCTTCGAGATCGATGGCGTGCCGGGCGGGCAGGCCTTCGCGATCAAGCCCGTCGCGCGCGGTGTCCATACCAATGTGACGGTCTACACGAACAGGCGCAGCTACTATTTCAACGTCGAGGAGGTCCGCAGCCCAACCTTCTACGTGGTGCAGTTCCGCTATCCAGACGACGCTGCGCGCCCGACCCGGGCCATCGCCGCCCAAGCGCCGAACTACAACTACGGTGCCAGCGCGCGGACCGAGTTCACGCCAACGCGCATCTGGGATGACGGGACGTTCACGTATTTCGCGTTTCCAAGAAACGCGCCTGTGCCCGCGATCTTCCGCTACGCGGGTGGCCGTGAACGCACGGTCAACACGCAAACCCCTGAGGACGGTGTGATCCGCGTCAGCGGCGTAAACCGCCAATGGGTCCTGCGACTTGGCGAAGAGGTGGTCTGCATCGAGGCGATCCCGCCCGCGGAGGCCGCCTCATGA
- a CDS encoding virB8 family protein, with translation MASEQEIIEEELVYGALRRERLWQRLGLMGLVFGIIGCLSAAAVSILDVDPPPVVVPYDPATGFALPEASVGASSVTANQAIIEAEVFRYVTDREVYNQLDNDLRIRSVLRRSDGAAESGLRQIWNSANENYPPTVYGPNARLDVEILSINRIGTNRATVRLRKRLTSINGTQTGLFTATLLFEFRPETRRSIDEVWTNPFGFTVLEYSIRSDRLEN, from the coding sequence GTGGCGAGTGAACAAGAAATCATCGAGGAAGAACTGGTCTATGGTGCCTTACGCCGCGAACGGCTCTGGCAACGCCTTGGCCTGATGGGCCTTGTCTTCGGTATCATCGGCTGTCTGAGTGCCGCGGCTGTCTCGATCCTCGATGTCGACCCGCCCCCCGTCGTTGTCCCCTACGATCCCGCCACCGGCTTTGCACTCCCCGAAGCCTCGGTGGGCGCTTCCTCGGTGACCGCCAACCAGGCGATCATCGAGGCGGAAGTGTTCCGCTATGTGACCGACCGCGAGGTCTACAACCAGCTCGACAACGACCTGCGCATCCGCAGCGTCCTGCGCCGCTCTGACGGGGCTGCCGAGAGCGGGCTGCGCCAGATCTGGAACAGCGCAAATGAAAACTATCCGCCGACCGTCTATGGCCCCAATGCCCGGCTCGACGTGGAAATCCTCAGCATCAACCGGATCGGCACCAACCGCGCCACGGTGCGCCTGCGCAAGCGTCTGACCTCCATCAACGGCACCCAAACCGGCCTCTTCACTGCGACGCTTCTCTTCGAGTTCCGCCCGGAGACCCGCCGCTCCATCGACGAGGTCTGGACCAATCCGTTCGGCTTCACGGTCCTCGAATATTCCATCCGCTCCGACAGATTGGAGAATTAG
- a CDS encoding type IV secretion system protein — MGHLLLRTALATTLGVGLHLGALSPALAQGVPVVDTQNIAQNIQQLRQMIEDEILQNEQLTQLREQLATLTDQLAELQRTYEALTRLAELPEIIRTEMEDELNGLLDQEFGDILATIEAIKTGDFSGLSGSGAGEIETQMDRVLADLGFDEDTLSEMATSGNPGANRVATQATTGALVSAAAQNSYEDAGQSLERVDRLVGLIDDMDELKESIDLNTRVTAELAIALVAMWQLEAVQTVGDGTGGVIDAATIAEEQRFMDFTLPDLRAD; from the coding sequence ATGGGACATCTGCTCTTGAGGACAGCTTTGGCCACGACACTTGGGGTTGGTCTGCATCTTGGCGCCCTATCCCCTGCCCTCGCGCAAGGCGTGCCCGTCGTCGATACCCAGAACATCGCGCAAAACATCCAGCAGCTCCGGCAGATGATCGAAGACGAGATCCTGCAAAACGAGCAGCTGACGCAGCTCCGCGAACAGCTTGCCACACTCACGGATCAACTCGCGGAGCTGCAACGAACCTATGAGGCGCTCACCCGTCTTGCCGAACTGCCGGAGATCATCCGCACGGAAATGGAAGACGAGCTGAACGGACTGCTCGATCAGGAATTCGGCGACATCCTTGCGACGATTGAGGCCATCAAGACGGGCGATTTCTCCGGACTTTCCGGGTCCGGCGCAGGCGAGATTGAAACCCAGATGGACCGGGTGCTGGCCGATCTCGGCTTCGACGAGGACACGCTCTCGGAAATGGCCACCAGCGGAAATCCCGGGGCCAATCGTGTGGCGACGCAAGCGACGACCGGCGCGCTCGTCTCGGCAGCTGCCCAGAACAGTTATGAAGACGCAGGCCAATCGCTGGAACGCGTCGACAGGCTGGTCGGGCTGATCGATGACATGGATGAACTGAAGGAAAGCATCGATCTCAACACGCGGGTGACGGCGGAGCTTGCCATCGCGCTCGTCGCCATGTGGCAGCTCGAAGCGGTGCAGACCGTGGGCGACGGCACAGGCGGCGTGATCGATGCCGCAACCATCGCCGAGGAGCAGCGGTTTATGGACTTCACGCTGCCGGACCTGCGGGCAGACTGA